Proteins from one Chroococcidiopsis sp. CCMEE 29 genomic window:
- a CDS encoding ElyC/SanA/YdcF family protein produces MFTKIRYQPKLQRLRFRHRHQKWMLTAHGWLVAITFAFSLIFFIFTHIHPFLAVNSPLKADVLVIEGWLPDYALKDAIAEFESGNYHKIITTGGPLPIGFYLAEYNNFADLSAATLKALGLEEEKLTAVPAPDVMKKRTYASAVALRQWLSSSGLKVEAINLYTLDVHARRSWLIFKQALAPKIKTGVIAVESRDYEPKNWWSSSAGVRAVIFETIAYIYTRFVNLQTG; encoded by the coding sequence GTGTTTACCAAAATCCGCTACCAACCAAAACTTCAAAGACTTCGTTTCAGGCATCGCCACCAAAAGTGGATGCTTACAGCTCATGGATGGTTAGTTGCGATTACTTTTGCCTTTAGTTTAATTTTTTTTATATTTACTCATATACACCCGTTTCTTGCTGTAAATTCCCCACTCAAAGCTGATGTATTGGTCATTGAAGGCTGGTTGCCGGACTATGCGCTAAAAGATGCGATCGCTGAGTTTGAAAGTGGTAATTATCACAAAATAATTACTACAGGTGGTCCCTTGCCAATCGGGTTTTATCTTGCTGAATACAATAACTTTGCAGACCTTTCGGCAGCAACTTTGAAGGCACTTGGTTTGGAAGAAGAGAAGCTGACAGCTGTTCCTGCACCTGACGTTATGAAGAAACGTACTTATGCATCTGCTGTTGCACTTCGTCAATGGCTATCAAGTTCAGGTTTAAAAGTAGAAGCAATCAACCTTTATACATTAGACGTTCATGCTCGTAGAAGCTGGCTAATCTTTAAACAAGCACTTGCTCCCAAAATAAAAACTGGAGTAATTGCCGTAGAGTCGCGTGATTATGAACCCAAAAACTGGTGGAGTTCTAGCGCTGGTGTGCGAGCCGTTATTTTTGAAACTATCGCTTATATTTACACGCGTTTTGTAAATTTACAAACAGGGTGA
- a CDS encoding class I SAM-dependent methyltransferase — protein sequence MIANAQTFWLENLKLANRYNGWIFSQILPSLGQEVLEIGCGNGNFTVLLAQQCSRVVAVDLDREYVRAAKSRLAGKAGVKVLHADATQMQWRSSFDTVVMLDVLEHIQDDVQMLRSLSDCLKPQGKLIVKVPALEWLYSPMDEVIGHYRRYNKNTLNKSFRKADFSNPSMWYFNIAGIPGWWLNGKVLSRTQPPAEQVGLFNNLVPILSFTESIVKPPIGLSLFAVATKI from the coding sequence ATGATAGCTAATGCTCAGACCTTCTGGCTAGAGAATCTTAAACTTGCCAATCGATACAATGGTTGGATTTTCTCTCAGATACTTCCTTCCTTAGGTCAAGAGGTTCTGGAAATCGGTTGTGGTAATGGCAACTTTACAGTACTGCTAGCACAGCAATGTTCGCGAGTCGTGGCTGTGGATCTGGATCGGGAGTATGTAAGAGCAGCAAAATCTAGGCTAGCTGGAAAAGCCGGAGTGAAAGTATTGCATGCAGATGCTACTCAGATGCAGTGGAGGTCTTCGTTTGATACGGTAGTGATGCTAGATGTGCTGGAACACATTCAAGACGATGTGCAGATGCTGCGCTCATTGAGTGACTGCTTGAAGCCTCAAGGAAAGCTAATTGTCAAAGTCCCTGCTCTGGAATGGTTGTATAGTCCGATGGATGAAGTGATCGGTCACTATCGAAGATACAACAAGAATACGTTAAATAAATCTTTCAGAAAAGCGGATTTTTCCAACCCTTCAATGTGGTACTTCAATATTGCAGGTATTCCTGGTTGGTGGTTGAATGGAAAGGTTTTAAGCCGCACCCAGCCTCCTGCTGAACAAGTAGGGTTATTTAACAATTTGGTACCTATACTCAGTTTCACAGAAAGCATAGTAAAGCCTCCTATTGGTCTTTCATTGTTCGCAGTTGCAACTAAAATATAG
- a CDS encoding glycosyltransferase family 2 protein → MIALQNPALSTCLSVVIPVYNEEFTLTAVVHKLLALPGLLEIIIVDDCSTDRTPDIALQLSQLHSQVRIARHAKNAGKTKALKTGFALTKGDIVIVQDADLEYDPGEIPEVIQPILDGKADVVYGSRFLVRKAARVLYFSHYLANQFLTFLSNLFTNLNMTDVETGYKAFRGDIIRNMDITSRGFGFEIEVTAKVSKLAKRRCVIYEVPISYYGRTYAEGKKIGLKDGVEALWYILYFNLFCNLRSSFYRVPKKLVQIQGYE, encoded by the coding sequence ATGATTGCTCTTCAAAATCCTGCTCTTTCTACCTGCTTATCAGTAGTCATACCTGTTTACAACGAAGAATTTACTCTGACTGCTGTAGTTCATAAGCTCCTGGCTCTTCCAGGCTTGCTAGAAATTATCATTGTCGATGATTGTTCAACAGATCGCACTCCAGATATTGCTTTACAACTATCCCAGCTGCATTCACAAGTACGTATAGCTAGACATGCAAAGAATGCTGGCAAGACTAAAGCGCTGAAAACTGGGTTTGCGCTCACCAAAGGTGACATCGTTATTGTTCAGGATGCTGATCTTGAGTACGATCCCGGGGAGATTCCCGAGGTTATACAACCGATTCTGGATGGTAAAGCCGATGTGGTGTATGGTTCTCGCTTTCTAGTTCGTAAAGCTGCCCGCGTTTTGTATTTTTCTCATTATTTGGCGAATCAGTTCCTCACATTTCTATCCAACTTGTTTACTAACCTGAATATGACTGATGTAGAAACAGGTTATAAAGCCTTCCGCGGCGACATTATCCGAAATATGGACATTACTTCTAGGGGTTTTGGCTTTGAGATTGAAGTCACGGCTAAAGTCAGCAAGCTAGCCAAACGTAGATGTGTGATCTATGAGGTGCCAATCAGTTACTACGGACGTACCTACGCTGAAGGAAAAAAAATTGGGCTCAAAGATGGCGTAGAAGCCCTGTGGTACATTCTATATTTCAACCTGTTCTGTAATCTACGTTCGTCTTTCTATCGTGTTCCTAAAAAACTTGTGCAGATACAGGGGTATGAGTAG
- a CDS encoding glycosyltransferase, giving the protein MRIAFIVTAFPALSETFILNQITGLIDRGHEVDIYADYPRHEPKLHPDVEKYDLINCTYYPPRRPDNKLLRLLKGIGLLATNYYKSPLVLLRSLNVFKYGKQARSLMLFYKVIPFLRKQPYDIIHCHFGMNGIRGVLWRDIGALQGKLITTFYGYDISVYLQEFGDRIYDRLFDAADLLFPISKYMKSRLLKLGCNEQKIILHRIGIDCKKFSFAPRQLRSDGRIRVVTIARLVEKKGVEYGIRAVAKLAFNQNIEYNIVGDGPLREDLQRLIQELDVSDVVKLLGWKQQQEIIEILNNSDILLAPSVTSRESDQEGTPVVLMEAMAMGLPVVSTLHSGIPELIENGVSGFLVPERDVSALAEKLSYLSEHPESWSEIGKNGRAYVEEYYSTDKLNDQLVEIYGSPARHSLA; this is encoded by the coding sequence GTGAGAATAGCTTTTATTGTTACTGCATTTCCAGCCTTATCTGAAACATTTATCTTGAATCAAATCACGGGTTTAATAGATCGTGGTCATGAAGTTGATATTTATGCAGATTATCCGAGGCATGAGCCTAAGCTCCATCCAGATGTAGAGAAATATGACCTCATCAATTGTACCTACTATCCACCCAGAAGACCAGATAATAAACTATTACGCCTGCTGAAAGGTATTGGGTTGCTAGCTACAAATTACTACAAATCTCCCTTGGTCTTGTTACGCTCACTAAATGTTTTTAAGTATGGTAAGCAGGCAAGGTCATTAATGTTGTTCTATAAGGTGATACCGTTTCTTCGTAAACAGCCCTATGATATTATCCATTGCCATTTTGGAATGAATGGGATAAGAGGTGTGTTGTGGCGGGATATCGGCGCTCTTCAAGGCAAGTTAATCACGACGTTTTACGGCTATGACATCTCTGTTTATCTGCAGGAGTTTGGCGATCGCATCTACGACCGATTGTTTGATGCTGCAGACCTGTTATTTCCAATCAGCAAATATATGAAAAGCCGGTTGCTCAAGCTGGGTTGCAATGAGCAGAAGATTATCTTGCATCGGATCGGGATCGATTGCAAAAAGTTTTCCTTTGCTCCCCGTCAACTGCGTTCTGATGGTCGAATCCGGGTAGTGACGATCGCCCGCCTCGTCGAAAAGAAAGGTGTGGAGTATGGTATTCGCGCTGTTGCAAAGTTAGCATTCAACCAGAACATCGAGTACAATATCGTCGGTGATGGTCCCCTGCGGGAAGATCTGCAGCGACTGATTCAAGAACTGGATGTTAGTGACGTAGTGAAACTGCTCGGTTGGAAACAGCAGCAGGAGATTATCGAGATACTCAATAATTCTGATATCTTGCTGGCTCCAAGCGTAACGAGTAGAGAAAGCGATCAGGAGGGCACTCCTGTCGTGTTAATGGAGGCGATGGCTATGGGATTGCCAGTAGTAAGCACTCTACACAGTGGAATTCCTGAACTGATCGAAAATGGTGTTTCGGGCTTCCTTGTTCCCGAGCGAGATGTCAGTGCTTTAGCTGAGAAGTTGAGCTATCTGAGTGAACACCCAGAGAGCTGGTCTGAGATCGGCAAGAATGGTCGTGCCTACGTGGAAGAATACTATAGCACTGACAAGCTTAACGATCAGCTGGTGGAAATCTATGGCTCACCTGCTAGACATTCTTTAGCTTGA
- a CDS encoding glycosyltransferase family 2 protein: protein MGFHTLPQVSIIIPTKNCWSLLYETVESIRKQTYTNWEAIVVDDDSTDGTVEQMLILSREDPRIRFLRRSGNRSGSPVCRNIGITVSTGKYIVFLDSDDCLAPFCLENRVKAMQDHPSLDFGVFPCQLFQIMPGDVPLLWNADTQENDIDRFLSLDVPWATTGPIWRRQALTQLGPWDESLLRWQDWEFHFRALIEGLNYKRFAGPDCFWRMPAPGRETIGSTGYTMAEHIRSNERLFSKVHCMLSKAQLIDAHRRYLLAGLYFWLANKWAKYGSKKEATRVWTFCQEKQLIGNIEYLEGLFYFKVWGNPFTGRVARGYVARRWPRKLRAEFSSTFKNTPLPLSPHDLSSSIVCV from the coding sequence ATGGGTTTTCATACTTTACCCCAGGTTTCCATCATTATTCCCACAAAGAATTGCTGGTCACTTTTGTATGAAACAGTGGAATCAATTCGCAAGCAGACCTACACAAACTGGGAAGCCATAGTTGTTGACGATGACTCAACTGACGGCACCGTTGAACAAATGTTGATATTATCAAGGGAAGATCCGCGTATTCGCTTCCTAAGGCGAAGTGGCAATCGAAGCGGTTCTCCTGTTTGCCGCAACATAGGAATTACCGTTTCAACAGGTAAGTACATAGTTTTTCTGGACTCAGATGATTGTCTTGCACCTTTTTGTCTGGAAAATCGCGTTAAGGCAATGCAGGATCATCCGAGCTTAGATTTTGGAGTGTTTCCCTGTCAACTCTTCCAAATAATGCCAGGTGATGTGCCACTGCTCTGGAATGCGGACACTCAGGAGAATGATATTGATCGGTTTCTTTCCCTCGATGTCCCATGGGCAACAACCGGTCCGATCTGGAGACGACAGGCGCTCACCCAGCTTGGACCATGGGACGAAAGCCTTCTGAGGTGGCAAGACTGGGAATTTCATTTTCGGGCATTGATTGAAGGTCTCAATTACAAAAGATTTGCTGGACCTGATTGCTTTTGGCGTATGCCTGCACCTGGCAGAGAGACGATTGGTTCAACAGGGTACACAATGGCTGAACATATCCGATCAAACGAACGGCTGTTTTCAAAAGTCCACTGTATGCTCTCGAAAGCGCAACTAATTGATGCTCATAGGCGGTACCTTCTAGCTGGTCTTTATTTCTGGCTTGCCAACAAATGGGCTAAATACGGGTCAAAAAAGGAAGCGACGAGAGTTTGGACCTTTTGTCAGGAAAAACAACTAATCGGCAATATAGAGTATTTGGAAGGACTGTTTTACTTCAAGGTGTGGGGGAACCCTTTTACTGGGCGCGTTGCGCGAGGGTATGTAGCAAGGCGCTGGCCAAGAAAATTGAGGGCAGAATTTTCAAGCACCTTTAAAAATACCCCTTTACCGCTTTCACCCCATGACCTCAGTAGCTCGATAGTATGTGTCTAA
- a CDS encoding glycosyltransferase, whose translation MTHVKEEPLKPVAETKIPSFSIVYETENLSSVELDNIYRSLASLVAQDLSPEQANEFLIIDGGDAPAEVIEQICLMYPWITVQRAAGISYYEAKMMGASLATGEIIVFCDSDCIYESNWLRNILTPFLQLDIDVVAGETSTPVRNPYELAIAMHYFFPRFSCREHPYESKNYFLNDVAFRRNFLLQNPIPTNLPLYRGNCYVHAHYLCNIKGYKIWKHPQARATHEPPTISFSFWRYLLRGRDRVLREQIKLGLTKTSDVADYSKLSAALDLTHYQRIRSIASTIWWVRPFNWERISAVLREKPHRLIFFPMVVPIILWLELLYNIGSAVTYFQPDWLLKRYREAEGKIIEATSLKSSEFSPTK comes from the coding sequence ATGACACACGTCAAAGAAGAACCGTTAAAGCCAGTAGCAGAAACAAAAATTCCAAGTTTTTCTATCGTATATGAAACGGAAAATCTCTCCAGCGTGGAGCTTGATAATATTTATCGCAGCTTAGCTTCACTTGTTGCTCAAGATCTTTCACCTGAACAGGCTAATGAGTTTCTAATCATAGATGGTGGCGATGCACCGGCTGAAGTAATTGAACAAATCTGCTTAATGTATCCGTGGATTACTGTGCAACGCGCAGCAGGAATTAGCTACTACGAAGCAAAAATGATGGGAGCTAGCCTTGCTACAGGCGAAATCATTGTTTTTTGCGACTCAGACTGTATTTATGAATCAAATTGGCTAAGAAATATACTTACTCCCTTCTTGCAATTAGATATTGATGTTGTTGCAGGGGAGACGAGTACACCTGTTAGGAATCCCTATGAGCTTGCAATAGCCATGCACTACTTCTTTCCCCGGTTTTCATGTCGAGAGCATCCATACGAATCAAAAAATTATTTCTTGAATGATGTAGCATTTCGCCGTAATTTTTTATTACAAAATCCCATTCCCACTAATTTACCGCTTTATCGGGGCAACTGTTATGTACATGCTCACTATTTGTGCAATATCAAAGGATATAAGATCTGGAAACATCCACAGGCTCGGGCTACCCACGAACCGCCAACTATATCTTTTTCTTTTTGGCGCTATTTATTAAGGGGTCGAGATCGTGTTTTGAGGGAGCAGATTAAGCTTGGTTTGACAAAAACTTCAGATGTTGCTGATTACTCTAAATTGTCAGCTGCTCTAGACCTTACACACTACCAAAGAATTCGTAGTATTGCCTCCACAATTTGGTGGGTAAGACCATTCAATTGGGAGCGAATTTCTGCAGTTTTACGTGAAAAGCCACACCGTTTGATTTTCTTTCCTATGGTCGTTCCAATTATTTTATGGCTTGAGCTGCTTTATAATATTGGTAGTGCTGTAACTTACTTTCAGCCTGACTGGTTGCTGAAGCGGTATAGGGAGGCAGAAGGTAAAATTATTGAAGCTACATCACTAAAAAGTTCAGAATTTTCTCCAACTAAATAG
- a CDS encoding ABC transporter permease, which translates to MKKWGRQLQPTQVTSRSLSRVVYTSESRLRQPVQLFKQMGRDLLGSRELAWQLMVRDINAQYRQSFLGIFWAFAPPIVAAIGFTLASNANIVNVGETELPYPAYVMFSMTLWQTFTEALNGPVQAVAAAKQMLARINFPREALILAKLGEVFFNFAIKLILIVALFLWFRMPVSWTAILAPVALIHLVMLGTFFGLLMAPLGALYSDISKGLTLITGFWLFLTPVVYPLPSGGGLATLVQLNPVTPLLVTTRELATTGVVSNPYGFWLASLITIVGLLLAWLVYRLAMPFVVERMSS; encoded by the coding sequence ATGAAAAAGTGGGGTAGACAATTGCAGCCAACTCAAGTAACAAGTCGCAGCTTGTCTAGGGTGGTTTATACCTCTGAGAGTCGGCTGAGACAACCGGTTCAATTATTCAAACAGATGGGACGAGACTTGCTTGGTTCTCGGGAACTAGCTTGGCAGTTGATGGTGCGGGATATAAATGCTCAGTACCGGCAGTCTTTTCTCGGAATTTTTTGGGCTTTTGCTCCGCCTATTGTAGCTGCCATCGGTTTCACGTTAGCCAGCAACGCCAACATCGTTAATGTTGGCGAGACAGAGCTGCCGTATCCGGCTTATGTGATGTTTAGCATGACTCTGTGGCAGACCTTTACCGAAGCACTGAATGGTCCAGTGCAAGCAGTAGCTGCTGCAAAACAAATGTTAGCGAGAATCAACTTTCCGCGTGAGGCACTCATTCTGGCCAAATTGGGCGAGGTATTTTTTAACTTTGCAATTAAGTTAATTTTGATTGTGGCATTGTTTTTGTGGTTTCGCATGCCAGTCAGCTGGACGGCGATCCTGGCGCCAGTGGCCTTAATTCATTTGGTTATGCTAGGAACTTTTTTCGGCTTGTTAATGGCTCCCCTAGGTGCTCTTTATAGCGACATTTCAAAAGGTCTGACGCTGATTACCGGATTTTGGCTGTTTTTGACACCTGTGGTTTATCCACTCCCTAGCGGCGGGGGATTAGCAACACTTGTGCAACTAAATCCAGTTACTCCTTTGCTTGTAACAACACGGGAACTGGCAACAACAGGTGTGGTATCAAACCCCTACGGGTTTTGGTTAGCGAGTCTGATTACCATAGTGGGTTTGCTGCTGGCGTGGCTGGTATATCGTCTAGCGATGCCTTTTGTAGTTGAAAGGATGAGTTCCTAA